Proteins from a genomic interval of Bradyrhizobium sp. CCBAU 53340:
- a CDS encoding slipin family protein, with protein sequence MSWHLLTLNVTVKDGERALLTRNGQLVRVLAPGRHRLFDPLHELKAEVLDVVRTEFSAERYAVLKAARPDLAAELFEAVETRADEIAIVSLDGRPVHLMTPWQVRVYWKVATRIDVERIDVSSDPKIDARHLSMIERNRSAVSSETVVENHEAGLLYVEGRLVERLAPGRHAFWTVGRKIEVKRLDLRPQAVEITAQEMLTRDRIALRVTLTAFRKVVDPERTVATVPDVDAWLYRLVQFAIREAVAGRTLDEVLSAKAALDAELRDYVRARVAEAGVEVTELGVKDVILPGEIRELVTRWWRRSGSPRRT encoded by the coding sequence ATGAGCTGGCACTTGCTGACGTTGAACGTGACGGTGAAGGATGGCGAGCGCGCGTTGCTGACGCGCAATGGGCAGCTCGTGCGCGTGCTCGCGCCCGGTCGTCATCGCCTGTTCGATCCCCTGCACGAGCTGAAGGCCGAGGTGCTCGATGTGGTCCGCACCGAATTCTCCGCGGAGCGCTACGCGGTGCTGAAGGCAGCGCGGCCTGATCTCGCCGCCGAGCTGTTCGAGGCGGTCGAGACCCGGGCGGACGAGATCGCGATCGTCAGCCTCGACGGCCGGCCCGTGCATCTGATGACGCCCTGGCAGGTGCGTGTCTACTGGAAGGTCGCAACCCGCATCGATGTCGAGCGCATCGATGTGTCCAGCGATCCCAAGATCGACGCGCGGCACCTGAGCATGATCGAGCGCAACCGTTCGGCCGTGTCGTCCGAGACGGTGGTCGAGAACCACGAGGCGGGTCTGCTCTATGTCGAGGGCCGGCTCGTCGAGCGGCTCGCGCCCGGCCGGCACGCCTTCTGGACCGTCGGCCGCAAGATCGAGGTGAAGCGCCTCGACCTGCGGCCCCAGGCGGTCGAGATTACCGCGCAGGAGATGCTGACCAGGGATCGCATCGCCCTGCGGGTGACGCTGACGGCGTTCCGCAAGGTGGTCGATCCCGAGCGCACGGTTGCCACCGTGCCCGACGTGGATGCGTGGCTGTATCGTTTGGTGCAGTTCGCGATCCGCGAGGCGGTCGCGGGCCGGACGCTGGACGAGGTGCTGTCTGCGAAGGCGGCGCTGGATGCGGAGCTGCGCGACTATGTGCGTGCACGCGTTGCAGAGGCCGGTGTCGAGGTGACCGAGCTCGGCGTCAAGGACGTGATCCTGCCCGGCGAAATCCGGGAGCTGGTGACAAGGTGGTGGAGGCGGAGCGGGTCGCCAAGGCGAACCTGA
- a CDS encoding LysR family transcriptional regulator gives MNWDDLRIIAAVRDEGTYAGASARLRIDETTVGRRLSRIERALGLRLFEAADGVRRPTRSCEAVLAHVEAMAAHAAEIGRLSESLEGPVGRLRIASTNTVAEAVLSPRASDFLLVHPGLTLQFLTSSENVKFSRWEADLAIRLRKPDKGDFAISKLGDIKLYYVEPLATEGEPMLCAYPDELGAIPEMQFLRTRKARARCVTDNVRVIRNLIRAHQAAGVLPEYVCADLLGDRRLRATLLPKRRDVWLLVQNHLKRDAATRVTIDWVRACFQEMSRE, from the coding sequence ATGAACTGGGACGATCTGCGCATCATCGCCGCCGTCAGGGACGAGGGCACCTATGCCGGCGCCAGCGCGCGGCTGCGCATCGACGAGACCACGGTCGGGCGCAGGCTGTCGCGCATCGAGCGCGCGCTCGGCCTGCGCCTGTTCGAGGCCGCCGACGGCGTGCGCAGGCCGACGCGCAGTTGCGAAGCTGTGCTGGCACATGTCGAGGCGATGGCGGCGCACGCCGCCGAGATCGGCCGGCTCAGCGAGAGCCTGGAAGGCCCGGTCGGGCGCCTGCGCATCGCCTCCACCAACACGGTCGCCGAGGCGGTGCTGTCGCCGCGCGCGAGCGACTTCCTGCTCGTTCATCCCGGGCTGACGCTGCAATTCCTCACCTCGAGCGAGAACGTCAAGTTCTCGCGCTGGGAGGCCGATCTCGCCATCCGCCTGCGTAAGCCCGACAAGGGCGACTTCGCGATCTCCAAGCTCGGCGACATCAAGCTCTATTATGTCGAGCCCCTTGCCACCGAGGGCGAGCCGATGTTGTGCGCCTATCCGGATGAGTTAGGTGCCATTCCCGAGATGCAATTCCTGCGCACCAGGAAAGCCCGCGCGCGCTGCGTCACCGATAACGTCCGCGTCATCCGCAATTTGATCCGCGCGCATCAGGCCGCCGGCGTGTTGCCGGAGTACGTTTGCGCGGACTTGCTCGGCGATCGCCGCCTGCGCGCCACATTGCTGCCGAAGCGGCGCGACGTCTGGCTGCTCGTGCAAAACCACCTCAAGCGCGACGCCGCAACCCGCGTGACGATCGACTGGGTGAGGGCGTGTTTTCAGGAGATGTCGCGGGAGTGA
- a CDS encoding cysteine hydrolase family protein — translation MTTAKTLLQLADADLTPPRLADAALVLIDIQNEYLAGPLALPDAKPAIAHAAKLLARAREANAAIIHIAHRGKAGGLFDRSAERGAIVAELTPHAGELVIEKELPNAFAGTDLKARLDATEKKNIVLAGFMTHMCVSSTARAALDLGFRTTIDADACATRDLPDGRGGTLDARTIHEVALAELSDRFAIIARGDALT, via the coding sequence ATGACGACCGCAAAGACCCTGCTCCAGCTCGCCGACGCCGACCTCACCCCGCCGCGCCTTGCCGACGCTGCGCTGGTGCTGATCGACATCCAGAACGAATATCTCGCAGGCCCCCTCGCCTTGCCCGACGCCAAGCCCGCGATCGCGCACGCGGCCAAGCTATTGGCACGGGCACGCGAAGCAAACGCGGCGATCATCCACATCGCCCATCGCGGCAAGGCGGGCGGCCTGTTCGATCGCAGCGCCGAGCGCGGCGCCATCGTCGCCGAGCTGACGCCGCATGCCGGCGAGCTGGTGATCGAAAAGGAGTTGCCCAACGCGTTCGCCGGCACCGATCTGAAGGCGCGTCTTGACGCGACAGAAAAAAAGAACATCGTGCTGGCCGGCTTCATGACGCATATGTGCGTGAGCTCGACCGCACGCGCCGCGCTCGATCTCGGCTTTCGCACCACCATCGATGCCGACGCCTGCGCCACGCGCGACCTGCCGGACGGTCGCGGCGGCACGCTGGATGCGCGGACCATCCACGAGGTTGCGCTGGCCGAACTGTCCGACCGCTTCGCGATCATCGCGCGCGGCGATGCGCTGACATAA